A genomic segment from Treponema sp. Marseille-Q3903 encodes:
- a CDS encoding GTP-binding protein, whose protein sequence is MNKKRIPITLLCGYLGAGKTTLLNRVLTNQKGYRVAVIVNDIGEVNVDEKLISKEAQIKDSGSIVPLTNGCICCTLKSDMVNQIEELMKTGKYDYIMIEASGVCEPMPIAQAIETIEIGKLDNVVGVVDASRLVDEFDEGKSLLKDGIEEEDIESLLIQQIEFCSTLIVNKRDLVTDEQMKMVRAVINKIQPTVKVIETIRCDVPVEEIMGTDRFDFETVYASAGWVKALEEHEHEDEEDDEHDDEHEHGHHHHEEHEHGHGHDEHNESHGHHHHHHEHKHEGESEDEYGIGSFVYYRRRPFNRQKLDKYASNWPRNIIRSKGVIWFSDEDEMAYVLETSGRQIQAGYSGNWLASCPPAEQKKVLAEEPEMQKDWDEKVGDRMIKLVIIGRHLDKEQISKDLDACLD, encoded by the coding sequence ATGAATAAAAAAAGAATTCCAATCACATTGCTCTGCGGTTATCTTGGGGCAGGGAAAACGACTTTGCTGAACAGAGTGCTTACAAATCAGAAAGGTTACAGAGTTGCTGTCATTGTAAACGATATCGGAGAAGTAAACGTCGACGAAAAGCTTATCTCTAAAGAAGCGCAGATTAAAGATTCCGGCTCAATCGTTCCTTTAACAAACGGCTGTATCTGCTGCACGCTGAAGTCAGATATGGTGAATCAGATTGAAGAGCTAATGAAAACAGGCAAATACGACTACATCATGATCGAAGCGTCAGGTGTTTGTGAACCTATGCCGATTGCACAGGCAATTGAAACTATCGAAATAGGAAAACTTGACAACGTCGTCGGAGTTGTAGACGCAAGCCGCCTTGTTGACGAATTTGACGAAGGCAAATCACTGTTGAAAGATGGAATTGAAGAAGAAGATATCGAATCTCTTTTAATTCAGCAGATAGAATTCTGTTCTACATTGATAGTAAACAAACGCGACTTAGTTACTGACGAGCAGATGAAGATGGTTCGTGCTGTAATCAACAAGATTCAGCCGACTGTAAAAGTGATTGAAACAATCAGGTGTGATGTTCCTGTTGAAGAAATCATGGGAACAGACAGGTTTGATTTTGAAACTGTTTATGCGAGTGCGGGCTGGGTAAAGGCTCTCGAAGAACACGAACATGAAGATGAAGAAGATGATGAACACGATGACGAGCATGAACACGGACATCATCACCACGAGGAGCATGAACACGGTCACGGTCATGACGAACACAATGAAAGTCACGGTCATCACCATCACCACCACGAGCACAAACATGAAGGAGAATCTGAAGATGAATACGGAATCGGCTCGTTTGTCTATTACCGTCGCCGCCCGTTCAACCGTCAAAAACTAGACAAATATGCGAGCAACTGGCCGCGAAACATCATACGTTCAAAAGGCGTAATATGGTTCAGCGATGAAGACGAAATGGCTTACGTCCTTGAAACATCAGGGCGTCAGATTCAAGCAGGCTATTCAGGAAACTGGCTCGCATCGTGCCCACCGGCAGAACAGAAGAAAGTCCTCGCAGAAGAACCTGAAATGCAAAAAGACTGGGATGAAAAAGTCGGTGACAGAATGATCAAGCTAGTAATTATAGGACGTCATCTTGACAAAGAACAGATTTCTAAAGACCTCGACGCCTGCCTCGACTGA
- a CDS encoding DUF2804 family protein, with translation MIYNIGMYNRKFDTPPKKLIKNGQAAFGTYSGVSPKIDIRGMHAPYAGIPMPVFLSNLRIKSCLRYVFSVEKYIGFAQFYDFKALGLAQTIIWDKNSGKKYVYHVIMPPRLRFVPNDTTRGICASYRKSRFMKISWGRHHQHNALTLNLKGDNVRPNIEALFYSLRHDAMYNDAMFVNPSPSSSRVSATWFSSMSLHSRIKINDEMAESDGLGMMILNRAYFKMQTKTTVIQALGKIKDQNVEFSISSSNLDAADADSYNNNVLVVDGKITALPSVYITHPFGINEKWIIQDTESMIDLTFTPVSINSSILNLIALRTSYNTIYGTFEGVLLTSDGEKIPLKNFPGILQKGVLRI, from the coding sequence ATGATATATAATATAGGAATGTATAACCGTAAATTTGACACTCCACCGAAAAAACTTATTAAAAATGGGCAAGCAGCATTCGGAACTTATTCCGGTGTTTCTCCAAAGATAGACATCAGAGGAATGCACGCACCTTACGCGGGCATCCCGATGCCTGTTTTCCTTTCAAATTTGCGAATAAAAAGTTGCCTGAGATACGTTTTTTCTGTTGAAAAATATATAGGTTTCGCTCAGTTTTACGATTTTAAAGCGCTTGGGCTCGCTCAAACCATAATATGGGATAAAAACTCCGGTAAAAAATATGTTTACCACGTTATAATGCCTCCGCGCCTCCGATTCGTTCCAAATGATACAACGAGAGGTATTTGTGCAAGTTACAGAAAGTCTCGTTTTATGAAAATTTCGTGGGGACGGCACCATCAGCACAATGCACTCACATTGAATTTAAAAGGTGACAACGTCCGTCCTAATATTGAAGCGTTGTTTTATTCACTCCGTCACGATGCGATGTACAACGACGCAATGTTTGTAAACCCGTCTCCTAGCTCTTCGCGTGTATCGGCTACGTGGTTTTCTTCTATGAGTTTGCACAGCCGAATAAAAATCAACGATGAAATGGCAGAATCTGATGGTCTTGGAATGATGATTTTGAATCGTGCATATTTTAAAATGCAGACAAAAACTACAGTGATTCAGGCGCTCGGTAAAATAAAAGACCAAAATGTTGAATTCAGTATTTCATCTTCAAACCTTGATGCAGCAGATGCCGACAGCTATAACAACAACGTTCTCGTCGTAGATGGCAAAATCACGGCACTTCCATCAGTATACATCACGCACCCTTTTGGAATTAATGAAAAATGGATTATTCAGGATACGGAAAGTATGATAGACCTTACTTTTACTCCTGTTTCAATAAATTCAAGCATCCTCAATCTTATTGCGCTCCGTACAAGTTACAACACAATTTACGGAACATTTGAGGGCGTCCTACTTACATCTGATGGAGAAAAAATACCTTTGAAGAATTTTCCAGGAATTCTTCAAAAAGGTGTTTTAAGGATTTAG
- a CDS encoding pyridoxamine kinase, whose translation MKRIITVQDISCVGKCSLTVALPVISAMGVEACVLPTAVLSTHTAFKGFTFRDLTQDILPICEHWKQEKIHFDAIYTGYLGSFEQLELMHRLIADFGGKDTLTVVDPCMADNGKLYPGFTQEFAFAMAKLSGKADIILPNMTEASYLLGVPYIQSGYDKEYVEKILKSLAALGAKKVVLKGVQFNENEIGIASYDSTSDEFGWYFHKKMSESFHGTGDIFASVLTGAMMRGFSISESYKLAADFVVESIKCTLSHRDYNWYGVDFESAIPYLLNRLN comes from the coding sequence ATGAAAAGAATCATCACTGTTCAAGATATTTCTTGTGTTGGAAAATGCTCACTGACTGTGGCGCTTCCCGTAATATCTGCGATGGGAGTTGAAGCATGCGTTTTGCCAACTGCTGTTCTTTCAACGCACACGGCATTCAAAGGTTTCACATTCCGAGACCTCACTCAAGACATTTTGCCGATATGTGAACACTGGAAACAGGAAAAAATTCATTTTGATGCGATCTATACCGGTTATCTTGGGTCGTTTGAACAGCTGGAGCTGATGCACAGACTTATCGCCGATTTTGGCGGGAAAGATACACTTACTGTCGTTGACCCGTGCATGGCAGATAACGGAAAACTTTACCCAGGTTTTACACAGGAATTTGCGTTTGCGATGGCAAAACTCTCTGGCAAAGCTGATATAATTCTTCCGAATATGACAGAAGCAAGCTATCTGCTCGGTGTTCCATATATTCAAAGCGGTTATGATAAAGAGTATGTCGAAAAAATCTTAAAAAGCCTCGCAGCACTCGGTGCAAAAAAAGTCGTCCTCAAAGGTGTTCAATTCAATGAAAACGAAATAGGAATTGCATCTTATGACTCGACATCAGATGAATTCGGCTGGTATTTTCACAAAAAAATGAGCGAGAGTTTTCATGGCACCGGCGACATTTTTGCAAGCGTTTTGACAGGAGCTATGATGAGAGGTTTTTCCATTTCCGAATCATATAAACTCGCAGCTGATTTTGTCGTTGAGTCTATAAAATGCACGTTGAGCCACAGAGATTATAATTGGTACGGTGTAGATTTTGAATCTGCAATCCCGTACCTTTTGAACAGATTGAATTAA